In the genome of Primulina eburnea isolate SZY01 chromosome 13, ASM2296580v1, whole genome shotgun sequence, the window ttaaaattttctcactacttcataacacataaaatttttctctcttacacaatttttatcactttacacaacactttaaatttttctcactacttcataacacataaaaattttctcacttcttcataacacttaaaatttatctctgttacacgattttagtttcgattgttagtttcttttagatttattaaattattaaacgattttttttattttttgaaacaaTTTAGCGACGGTAATAATGATACaagaccgtcgctaatattagcgacggttatcaaaaaagaccgtcgctaaattagcgacagttgtcgtaaccgtcgctaattagcgccGGTTGACTTaacgtcgctaattagcgacggtttgaaataaaactgtcgctaaaattATTAGGGACGGTGTTGAAAAACCGTCTCCGTTGTCGTAtgccatttttcttgtagtggttATAGCATATACTTGAGCGTTACTCTTGTTTTCATTTGTTATGCTGGGTCCGGTCCCTTTATCCTTGTTCTCAGGACAATCTTTAATCTGATGTCCTACTTTTCCACACTTGAAACAAGCGCCCGTTTTCCTATAACTTTCCCCGAGATGATTCTGTCGACAAGTAGAACACCATTTCCCTTGGTGACGGTATTGGAGAAGGTTCATTTTTTGGGGCCACTCGAATATTTTGGCCGCTTAAATTTGGAGCCACTCTGAGTAGACTGACTGGCAAAATGTCTCTTGTTCTCTTCTTCTCGGCATTTGATATATGTTTTCACGCTCATTGTCACGCCCATCAATTCTACAAAGTTGTTTGGCCTGAATACAACCAAAGCAGATTGAATTCGGCTGTTCAGGCCTTTTTTGAAACTATGCATTTTCAGAGTTTCATTCGACATGATGGTTGGAACATTTGTTCCAAGATCATTGAACCTTGATGTATACTCCATTACTGTCATGTCCGatgtttgtttaaaattttcgaACTCACTAAGCTTTTGCAGGCGAAATTGAGCTAGGTAGTACTGCTTTAAAAATTCTCTTCTGAAGGTTTGCCAAGTGATCTGTTCCATCTCAGCCAAGGATGGTGACACTGTTTCCCACCACTTGCATGCTCGATGTTCTAGAAATGGTGTCACAACTTCAACTCTGAGTCCCTCAGGTACTTCCAATAGATGAAGTTGAGTTTCGACATTCTTAAGCCAGTTATGACTGACTTCCGGATTAGGATTGCCATCAAAGGTTGGAACTCGGTTCTTTAGGAGGGATTCGTAATGATACCTAATTCCTCGCGGTTGTGGTTCTTGTGGCGGCTGGATATCGTTGGCAATTGGGTTCAAAATTCCTCGAAATGTTGCAGCTACAATAGTAGCTATTGCCATCATATCCTCCTGGCTAAGTGTAGCATTTactcgtttttttttaaaaatgcggaatattttttttaaagctcgcGCTTTTCGaaagaacatttaaaataatcgttaTTTTCTTACCGTAAAAATAATACAGTTTAAAATAACACAACTCGTCTAaaatcatacttaaacataaacgtataaaaattcttaaaatcatcaacgtatgaAAATCTTCATCTCCTCTCTATCTCATAAATCGTAATgaggaaaacatgtggtcctcgggtcgtgtcacccaccaagtctgcctactcagagttcggcacctccagtctcttCAGCATTTAGCTCacttgcatcacacacgcctagtgagtctaaagactcaacacgcctgtaccaggaataacaagtacatatacaggcacataacagtgaaaaatatcatactcaacatatctttcattaaCTTAGAAAACTTAATGCCAACATACCTTTAaagaacttaaaagcataatgTAAACGTGTTGTGTAAAATCATAACGTctcaaaacatgtcatctcatgtcatcatatacataaacatgtcgtgtaaaatcatatcgtattaaagaatgtcatctcatgtcatcatatacgtaaacgtgtcatgtaaaatcatatcgtattaaagcatgtcatctcatggcgtcatatacgtatacattttctttttagtTGAAtacagttcattagttgtgactttcgtatcagctctatcgtatcagctctatcgatggatccatctataaaaaccgtgGTGCCCGGCGgcaggggacatcagcgacagcattacccgcccactgagcccgggcctcagctcatcatatctcatgtcaatggaaatacgatcgtcgagctccctctggggcctcctcccgtaaacgggctccctctggggccttttccctcacgataactccaatcatatcatcgtatacatatacatcgtcagtcacaaccaattcacatcattcaaaaatatcatcattttcatcacttaataaaatatgCATACGCGTAACTTTCTTTtcaaccaagcatgcaccgtatttatcataattgcgtaaaaatcgtaaacatgacgcatgaacatttaaaatatcatgaatttgtgctcagggcgctgccaggaccaaaatctcaccccgggtgcaaaatgaccattttgccccggaaacccgaaaattatcgtttcactcccgaacctctaaaattgacccgaagcttaccaaactccttaaaatgtcccaaaacattttttaaaaGCATTCCTAGACATCAACTCGAGCCCAAAATCCAAACTTAatcgattcattttaaaacttggaccggggtcccgattTAATCCGAATCGACTCAAAACATAACCAAATGTCTCCCGACTTTTTATCATatcttataaatatttaaaagtccTAAAATAATGTCATTGGGCTCCCAAATGCACTACTGAAAATTTCAGAACTTGACTAAACAATCAGTCCTATCCTTATACACCACTTCATGCACAATTATCTCTTAAAATCTCTCGCCTCAAGCTCAACCGATTTCCCAGCCATGTGCCCGCCTATTAAGGACTCGATCAGACCCTAAGACACCTAATACTTTATTATCCTACCCAAAAATCTCGACTACCAATCTAGAGGAAACACAAAGCTCTCGGTCACTCCCTTTTAATGCAATCAACAACCCACACATGGCTCCCACCCTTGAAATATTCGGTCCACCTCCTATCACCCATTTCCAGCCTTTAAATATCATCCTTAAGACCATAAGAAACCCTCTAAACTAAGCTAAACCAAAGCAAGCTTCTGCAGACGTAATCTGGAACCAAAAATCCTCACACACAAGCCAAGAATGATCGGCCTTTGCTAGACCTCGACTCGATCGTGGTTCCAGCACTTACACACGTTAGATTACATCATTTCCACCCTTATTTATCTGGACTCGGCAGCCCTTGCACAAGGAATCAAGAATCGTGAgtttacaattaaaatatgatCAAATTTCATGCAAAAACCGTGCATCATTACAACAAACAAccttaatttaaaagtctaggcCCCATTGCTATAGGCCTTGCTTTTGTAGGAATTTTATCCTCAGAAAATTCATCTGTATAAGGAAGACTAACTTGATGTTTTTTCCTATTCCAAAAGGCATTAGGAACATCAGCGCATATCTCTTTAGATATGGtttctgaaataatttttattttttcctgaattttatcagattttaacttttctttaatatttttaaaaagaatttcatcttttaatgaagtaacaaaattttctttattactaactattttttgtaaaatattgatAGATTTTGAAACTGGTATAGTTGTAAATGGAAAAAATAAAT includes:
- the LOC140810245 gene encoding uncharacterized protein, whose product is MAIATIVAATFRGILNPIANDIQPPQEPQPRGIRYHYESLLKNRVPTFDGNPNPEVSHNWLKNVETQLHLLEVPEGLRVEVVTPFLEHRACKWWETVSPSLAEMEQITWQTFRREFLKQYYLAQFRLQKLSEFENFKQTSDMTVMEYTSRFNDLGTNVPTIMSNETLKMHSFKKGLNSRIQSALVVFRPNNFVELMGVTMSVKTYIKCREEENKRHFASQSTQSGSKFKRPKYSSGPKK